The Chitinophaga caeni genome segment GGAAGAAGAACGCAAGCAAATTGCCAGGGATTTACACGACGACCTAGGCACTACTTTAAGTGCAACGAAGCTGATTATTACCAACAGTTATGCTCATGACAAAAAATTGGTCAACATGATTACCAGGGCCAATACGGATCTCAGGCATTTTTTCAACCAGCTCTCGCTTTCAGATCTGCATGAATTTGGCATCGTAAAGTTATTGCGTTGGAAAGTCAATGAATGCAACAGCATCGGCACGATACATTTTATGTTCATCAGCATCGGTGAAGAAAACGCTATTCCTATCTCTTTAAAGTTAAATATTTTAAGGATCGGCACGGAATTGCTATCTAATGTTTTAAAACATTCGAAAGCGAGCGAATCAACTTTGCAATTAATTATTGAACCGGGCCAAGTTCTACTCATGATTGAAGATAACGGCACCGGTATAGATCTTTCGAAAACCCGGAAAGGCATGGGGCTCGACAATATCGGGGCAAGGGTGCAGCGATGGAACGGTGAAGTACATATTTCAGGCAGCCAATCCGGGACAACGACCATCATCACGATCCCACTGATCCACAAAACCTAAAACCAGAACGATGAAAGCACATTACGATTTAATCATAGTAGACGACCACCAATTATTTGTTGACGGCCTCGTAAGGATATTAGAAGATGAACCAATATTTTCAGTAATAGGTACCTGTAATAATGGAACGGAACTAAAACACCTCCTCAATGGTTCCCATCCAGACCTGGTAATGCTCGATATTCAAATGGCCGGTTCAAATGGTATCAAGATTTGTAAAGAATTGAAAACGAAATACCCCGGCCTTAAAATCATCTTGATTTCGATGTTCGAGTCGGCCAATATCATCCAGGAGATTAAACATGCCGGGGCCGATGGTTATATTCCTAAATCCACGGATGCCGACTTGGTGAAAGTAACTATTACAGATGTTTTATCCGGGAAAGCCGTATTTATCAAACCCAGCAGAACTGAACATCTCGATGACCTTGGCAGCGGCAACAACGCGTATCTGATCAGCCAGAGAGAAAAAGAAATCATAGAATATATCAAAGATGGTTTAACTTCAAAACGCATCGCGGAAGTATTACACATCAGTCAATATACCGTGGAGACCCACCGTAAAAATATCATGAAAAAATTAAACCTGGGTTCCATCAAGGAACTTATTTCCTATGCTTACAAGCATAACATCTGAATACCTTTTGTCAATTTACCCGCCTAAAAGGATCCCCGCATGCTTATTTTGACATCCTTCCGGTGCTTCCCTCATCTATCAAGCGCCCCTACTCCAGTCAATAGCTGCCAAGAAACATAATAACAATAGAATAAAATAAACGGGCCATCTCGCTGGCAGCTACTTCAAATTATTTTTAACCTGCACTGCACCTATAGACCCATTCAAAGGGTCTTATTAAAAGAAGGAATAGTATAAAAATTAGCAAGTTAACCTCAATAACTGTTCAAATGAAACCATATTTACTAAATAAGAATTGTCAAACTTTAGGGTTAACCCAACCTCAAACAATCAAATGAAGCTCTTCTTCACCATGAGAAGAGCTTCTATTTTACTGGTAATATATAACTCTTAAATAATACTATTTTCACATTTTTAATTGGAAATAATATTTCGCATACATTACCCCTCAAAAAAATAATTTCTTCCTCTAATATATATTTCCCTCATTCAAAAAGCGACAGTTCTTTCCTTGCCAGTAATAACCATTTATTAACAAAGCTCAAATCGTAACGACTTGATATTAAAACATATATCAATTATTATTGCTAAAACAATAGGATTGGATTTTATATCAATATTTTAATTAGCACAGCAATATTTTGGCTTATGAAACATTAACCCGAATGGATTTATTGCCACCGGAAGCCAGGAAAACATCCCGGCAGTCTACTATTAATTTAGTATTAGATTTTTTTTTCAAAGCAACTGCACCTATTGGCTACTTATAGGTGTCATTATAAGTAGAAACTATGATTCGATTCGTTACAATTCCTAGTCTTGGATTGAACTATTCAAAAGTGTTGACTTTGGTGGATAGCTAACTAGGTTTAGTACACACCTTCAGTAGCACAGCTAAAAGTGGCAGCTGTGCTACTTTTCAATCCAAATAATGAATCGAAAGTGTTTCTCGGGACATCATAAGCTATAAGATCTGAAAAAGGTATTCAACGTCACGGGTAATAATATTGAAAGCGATCTTCTGATGAAGGCTGCTAACGGGGATGAATATGTTTACAAGTTACTGTTCGAACAGCATTGGAACCGCGTGTACCAAGTGGCGCTCTCCTTTTTGAAAAATACAGAAGAGGCCAAGGATGCCGTTCAACTAGTATTTATCAAGTTGTGGGAGAAAAGGAGCTATTTGAAAGAAGTAGAAAATTTCGAGGCATGGCTATATGTCATGGCAAGAAATACGATCATCAAGTTGATGAATAAAAAAGTGATTAAACCTGTTGAACTGCCCGGCGATGTGCTGCCGGATAATTACTTGACGCCGGAAGCTGCCATGAATTATAAACAACTCGAAAACCTGCTGCAAGAAGCGGTAGAACGGTTGCCCCCGCAACAGTCTCTCATATTCAAACTCAGCAGGGAAAACGGCTTGACTCATCCGCAAATTGCAAAGCAATTGAATATTGCACCGGCTACTGTAAAAAGCCATATGATCAGGGCTTTGAACTCGATCCGCGAATATATCAGGCAGAAAAGCAGCGTATCTTTGTGGATATTTATTATTGTAAGCGGATTTTTCAAATAATGTTTCTTTATGAAACTGCACCTATCGCCAACTTTTAGGGTCATTAATTAAAACAAGCATGAAATCATGAGTTCTACCGAGCTATTTACCGAATTATTGAACAAGTATGTAACGAATGCGATCAGCGATTCCGAAAAGGAAACACTGTTCCAGATGATCCGGACCGGCAAATACCAAGTAGAACTGGCTTATTGTATCGATGAAATCTTCAACCAATCAAAAGAATGGAATATAGCGGAAGACCACCAATTGAAAACGGAAATATTCGAATATATAAATACGCATAAAGCGCCCTTTCGTAAAATCAATTACCTAAAAACCATCATTTCAATAGCCGCCATACTCGTTGTGCTGCTGACCGGATTATTATTTGTTTTGGATCGTATTCAATCTCCCAAACCACCCGGCAATACGGCTATGAACATAACCGGTGAACCCGGTGGCAACAAAGCGGAACTAGTATTGGCCGATGGTAGCTCCCTGGTATTAGACAGTAATAGCCACCGCAGCTTATTACAAGGCAGTACGCGCGTTCTCCAGGAAGGAGATCAATTGCTATACCAGCCTGATCATAATCATGACGAGAACACGGCTTATAACACGTTAAAAACTCCTAGAGGGGGTAGTTATAAACTGGTGCTACCGGATGGGTCAACAATATGGCTCAATGCGCTATCATCGGTAAAGTTCCCGGTTAATTTTAATAACCAAGCTGCCCGGAAAATTCAAGTAACCGGGGAAATCTATATCGAAGTATCTCCGGGAAAACGGCCTTTCATCGTTTCATCCCCCGAACAAGAAGTCCAGGTCCTGGGTACTAAATTTAATATCAATGCCTACGGCGACGAGAATAAAACCATCACCACACTTATTGAAGGGAAGGTTAAAGTTGTTTACAACCATCATAACGAATTGGTTTTATTACCCGGCCAACAATCATTTATCGATCCGCTGAACTCTTCAAAAATAGTGAAAAAAGAAGCGGATATAGAGCAGGTCACCGCTTGGAAAAATGGCTTTTTCCATTTCGAAAACCAAAGCTTGGATAAGATTACTATGAGCTTATCGAGATGGTATAACATAGACTTTAAACTTGATCCCGCTGCATCTGACCTGAGATTCAGCGCAGTAATGGATAGATCATTAAACTTGGATCAGATCCTGTCGGATTTGTCGGCAACGGGCACCGTGAGATTCGTCAAAGAACAGGACATCATAAAAGTTTATTTAAAATAGCAGAACCAAAATTATCATATACAGTAGACAGGTATATGTGTCTCGAGAATGCCGGATAGAGTAGTTGCCCCGATTCTTTCGGGGCAACTTATATCCAAATCTAAACTATAACCAAAATCAACATCGCAGCACCTAACATACGGGTCCTGGAAACTAACCGTTTAAAATTATGAAGTCTAAAATTTTACTGCTTTACTTCAGCGCCATGCTGTGGGGTTATCACGGCTTCGCGCAGATCACGATGTCCAAGAAAAGAATGAGTTATGTTCATTTCTTTAAAGAAATAAGCAAGCAAACGGGTTACCGGTTTATTTACAACAACAATATGTTACCTAAGGGAGAAAACTTGGATGTAGAAGTCAACAACCTTTCTATCAAAGACGTTCTGAGCGAATATCTCAAACCCGCAAATTTGAGTTACGAATTTAGGGATGATCATTTGATCGTTATTAAAAAATCGTCCAAGCCCGTTGAAGCATCTCCCTTGCAGCAAAGTATAACGGTTAAAGGGCGTATATTTAACAGTGATGGAGAAGCACTGCCCGGAGCTACCATCATGATCAAGGGAACGCCGAAGGGAACCACCACGGATGCCCAGGGGAATTTCCAACTAAATGTGCCCAACAACGAAGTTACCTTGGTAATTTCTTACATCGGTCATCAACCGCTTGAATTGAAACCATGGAAGGGTAATAAAATGATCGAGCTGAAAGCATCGACGGTAGATATCAATACCGTTACTATCACCACGGGGATGTTTAACAGGAACAAGGTAACGTTTTCCGGTGCGGTAGCTTCATTTACAGGCAAGGAACTAAAAACCATCGGTAACCTCAACGTACTTCAAAGCTTGAAAACACTGGATCCTTCCTTCGTAATATCTCCCAACAACCTGCAAGGCGCCAACCCTAACCAATTACCCAATATCGAGGTGAGGGGTAAAACAAGCTTGACATCCAATACGGTGAGGGATCAATATTCAACCGATCCCAACCAACCTTTGTTTATCCTGAACGGGATGGAAACTACCTTACAACAAATTGTTGACCTTGATATCAACAGGGTAGCGTCTATTACCTTACTGAAAGATGCCGCTTCCACCGCGTTATATGGCTCAAGGGCTGCCAACGGTGTAGTTATCGTGGAAACGATTCGCCCTAAACCGGGAGAACTTACAGTGTCCTATACTGCCGACCTAAGGTACGAAGTCCCTGACCTCAGGGACTACAACATGATGAACGCCGCTGAGAATTTGGAATTTCAACGCTTGGCAGGATTTTATCAACCTGATTATTACCCTAATTCTACCTTTAATGACAACTTATATAACAACAGGTTAATAGCCGTAACCAGCGGGGTTAATAGCTACTGGCTCAACGTTCCGCTCAAAAACAGTTTTACCAACGGGCACTCCTTGAGGGTTAGTGGCGGCAGCGAAGAATTTCAATACGGCGTGGCTCTAAATTACAGAAAACTAAACGGCGTGATGAAAGGCTCCGACAGGGCTACCTGGGGAGGAACGGTGGATCTGACTTACAGGAAAAACAAGTTAAATATCTTCAATTCGCTATATATAAATGGTACTAATTCGAATGAATCCCCATACGGCAATTTTGAAGATTATGTAAAGATAAACCCCTATTATAGTAAGAAAAGAGCAGATGGCAGTGTAAACACGGATCGATATCTTGAAATATTCACCAGGGATCTCGGCACAAGCGGTTTTTATTTAGATTCATTCAAAGTAGGCAATCCACTCTACAATGCCTTACTCCCTTCAAAAAATAATTCTAATAATATTACTATACAAAATAACCTGAACCTGATCTATGATATTAGCTCAAGCCTGAGACTTTCCGGCGCTTTCCAGGTAAATAAAACTTCCGGAACAAACATCATATTCAAACCGGCGAATCATACAGATTACGATAATACGGATGTTTATCAAAAAGGTCTTTATTCCGAAAGCCGGCAAGATAAACTGAATTACCAGGGCAACCTGATGCTAACCTATCTCAAGGTTATCCAGGAAAATCATAGCCTGAATGCTAATATTAGAACGGAAATACAAGAGGAGAATAAAACGCTGTCAAGTTATTCTGCTACGGGCATACCCGTTGGAGTTAGTCCCAACCCCGCATTCGCCTATAGTTATTTACCTAATTCAAAACCCGGATACAAAAAAATTAAAACCCGCAAAATTAATGCATTGGCGAGCTTCAACTACTCGTACAAGAACAGGTATTTTGTTGATTTTAATTACAGGATAGACGGTTCTACAGTTTTTGGCTCCGCAAATAAATACTCCCCTTTCTGGTCTATTGGCGGCGGATGGAATATCAGTGCCGAAAAAGGTATGGAAACCGTTTATTGGTTAGACATACTCAGGATTAGAGCTAATATAGGTACAACGGGCAACCAAGCCCTGGGCACCTACGCATCAACGGCGGTTTATAAGTATACCAATGATCTAAATTATTTTGGACAGGGACTGATCATCGATCAACTTGGTAACCCCAACCTGGAGTGGCAACGTACGAGGAGCATCAGCGCGGGTATTGATGTCGCCTTATGGCAAAACCGGTTAACCGCGACTTTAAACATCTACCAAAAAAGATCCAGCCCACTCATAACCACCGGTAGCTTGCCCGGCTCTTCGGGTGTTGAAACATACGCTTTAAATGTTGGCGAGTTAAATACCAAGGGTGCAGAATCGATCATAAAATATTCGCCTATTTATAAACTCAACAAAAATGTTATCTGGACTTTGGGTTATACCGGTAGTTTTTATAAAAGTAAATACAAAGGGTTTTCTAATATCCTCAAAAATCTCAACGATGAAGCCCAAAAATCTAATTCACTGGAAAGGTACCTGGATGGATATAGCCCTGATGAACTCTGGGCTGTACCATCCCTGGGAATAGATCCTGCAACTGGCAAGGAAGTATTTAAGAAAAAAAACGGTGAATACACATATATTTATGACCCTTCCGACATCGCCCCCATCGGTGAAAAGCGCCCCGTTATTGAAGGCGTCGTTAGCTCTAACTTAAATATAAAAG includes the following:
- a CDS encoding response regulator, with the translated sequence MKAHYDLIIVDDHQLFVDGLVRILEDEPIFSVIGTCNNGTELKHLLNGSHPDLVMLDIQMAGSNGIKICKELKTKYPGLKIILISMFESANIIQEIKHAGADGYIPKSTDADLVKVTITDVLSGKAVFIKPSRTEHLDDLGSGNNAYLISQREKEIIEYIKDGLTSKRIAEVLHISQYTVETHRKNIMKKLNLGSIKELISYAYKHNI
- a CDS encoding RNA polymerase sigma factor, producing MKAANGDEYVYKLLFEQHWNRVYQVALSFLKNTEEAKDAVQLVFIKLWEKRSYLKEVENFEAWLYVMARNTIIKLMNKKVIKPVELPGDVLPDNYLTPEAAMNYKQLENLLQEAVERLPPQQSLIFKLSRENGLTHPQIAKQLNIAPATVKSHMIRALNSIREYIRQKSSVSLWIFIIVSGFFK
- a CDS encoding FecR family protein — its product is MSSTELFTELLNKYVTNAISDSEKETLFQMIRTGKYQVELAYCIDEIFNQSKEWNIAEDHQLKTEIFEYINTHKAPFRKINYLKTIISIAAILVVLLTGLLFVLDRIQSPKPPGNTAMNITGEPGGNKAELVLADGSSLVLDSNSHRSLLQGSTRVLQEGDQLLYQPDHNHDENTAYNTLKTPRGGSYKLVLPDGSTIWLNALSSVKFPVNFNNQAARKIQVTGEIYIEVSPGKRPFIVSSPEQEVQVLGTKFNINAYGDENKTITTLIEGKVKVVYNHHNELVLLPGQQSFIDPLNSSKIVKKEADIEQVTAWKNGFFHFENQSLDKITMSLSRWYNIDFKLDPAASDLRFSAVMDRSLNLDQILSDLSATGTVRFVKEQDIIKVYLK
- a CDS encoding SusC/RagA family TonB-linked outer membrane protein, with product MKSKILLLYFSAMLWGYHGFAQITMSKKRMSYVHFFKEISKQTGYRFIYNNNMLPKGENLDVEVNNLSIKDVLSEYLKPANLSYEFRDDHLIVIKKSSKPVEASPLQQSITVKGRIFNSDGEALPGATIMIKGTPKGTTTDAQGNFQLNVPNNEVTLVISYIGHQPLELKPWKGNKMIELKASTVDINTVTITTGMFNRNKVTFSGAVASFTGKELKTIGNLNVLQSLKTLDPSFVISPNNLQGANPNQLPNIEVRGKTSLTSNTVRDQYSTDPNQPLFILNGMETTLQQIVDLDINRVASITLLKDAASTALYGSRAANGVVIVETIRPKPGELTVSYTADLRYEVPDLRDYNMMNAAENLEFQRLAGFYQPDYYPNSTFNDNLYNNRLIAVTSGVNSYWLNVPLKNSFTNGHSLRVSGGSEEFQYGVALNYRKLNGVMKGSDRATWGGTVDLTYRKNKLNIFNSLYINGTNSNESPYGNFEDYVKINPYYSKKRADGSVNTDRYLEIFTRDLGTSGFYLDSFKVGNPLYNALLPSKNNSNNITIQNNLNLIYDISSSLRLSGAFQVNKTSGTNIIFKPANHTDYDNTDVYQKGLYSESRQDKLNYQGNLMLTYLKVIQENHSLNANIRTEIQEENKTLSSYSATGIPVGVSPNPAFAYSYLPNSKPGYKKIKTRKINALASFNYSYKNRYFVDFNYRIDGSTVFGSANKYSPFWSIGGGWNISAEKGMETVYWLDILRIRANIGTTGNQALGTYASTAVYKYTNDLNYFGQGLIIDQLGNPNLEWQRTRSISAGIDVALWQNRLTATLNIYQKRSSPLITTGSLPGSSGVETYALNVGELNTKGAESIIKYSPIYKLNKNVIWTLGYTGSFYKSKYKGFSNILKNLNDEAQKSNSLERYLDGYSPDELWAVPSLGIDPATGKEVFKKKNGEYTYIYDPSDIAPIGEKRPVIEGVVSSNLNIKGFLLGINLRYSFGKYVLNKALYDKVENIGYQDLNNNQDKRALELRWKHPGDHAQFKSIDISEETPISSRFIQKENYLGGESINLGYEFRAQQYVWIRKLKINSIRLNAYTNDIFRLSNIQSERGIQYPFSNTMALSLNIFF